TCTCTTAAACCAGCTAAAGCCTGATTTAACTCTTCTTTCAGGAGATAGCAGTAGTCTATATTGATAACATTATGGCTTTCCCGTTGATAAAAGCCGACCTTTTCTCCGTATATTTTAAACTGAACTCTATTCCGGTAATGGAAAGGATTTTCTGACGGGAAAACATTTTGCAGGGGAATGTCTTTTATTTTTCCTATTCTTTCAAGGGTTTCAAGGAATATTTCCTTTTTGTATTCAACCTGTTTTTCATACTGGATATGCATATAATCACAGCCGCCACAGTAGGTAAAATATTTGCAGACAGGTTCTACACGGTAGGGAGAACTTTTTAAGATTTCAACAGGCTGGCACTCAATAAAACTTTTTTTCTCGCTTGTTATTTTTACGGAAACTTCCTCTTCAGGTAGGACAAAGGGGACAAAGCATACTCTATCATCTATTTTCCCAAGTCCTTTTCCACCATAAACAAGTTTTTCAATATTGACTTTTATCATTTATAAAACTAATTCCTTCTGTGATATTAAAATAGTTTAAAAATAATATATCATTTTGGAGAGGCTGAATGTTTTATGTGTCAAAAGTAACTCCGTTCTTTTTTATTCTGGCTTTTATTGATTTGTTTATGGCTGTTTTTTCACATGGAATAGGGTATGACTATGTTTTTGTTGGTCTGGTATCTGTTTTTGGATTTATTTTGCATACAATACTTGGGGCAGCTTATCAGATAATCCCAAACTCCCAGCAATCTGAACTAAAAAATGAAAAACTCCAGATAGCTGTTTTTGTGGCTGCTTCGTTGTCTTCGTTGCTTATGTATATAAAAAACTATCAGATAGCTGCACTGTTTGCCCTTACAGCAGTTGTTTTATTTACCATTCATGTTTTACCTGTGATAAAAAATTATCAGCCGATAACTATTAGATTTCTGGTTGGTTCTCTTGTTTATATGAATTTAGGTAGTTTATTTTTTGTCCTTGCTTATATCCCTCTTGATTGGATACCTTTTGTTCCTTTTCAGCTGGCAGTTCATACAATAACCACTGGAACAATGCTGAATGCAATTCTGGGTGTTGAGCTTGCATGGATACCGATGCTGATGATGCATACCCTTAATGTGAGGTTTGCCAATATTGTGTTTTATGCCACCCAGGTTTCTATTTTTGTTTTTCTAACAGGATTTGCAATTATGAATTATAAAGTTGTTGCAGCTGGAGGAGTTCTGCTGCTGCTGTCTGTTGGATTGTTTTTATGGATAGTATTTAATGCTATTAAAAACTCCACACATAAAGAAATTCCTTTTGTTGTTAAATTTTTCCTTGCAGGACTTGTCTTCCTTGTTGCTGGAATACTTTCAGGTGCACATCTATCAGGCAGCGAAAACTTTAAGTTTGTTCCAATGCATATGGTACTGATGGTTTTTGGGTTTGGTGGATTGACAATAGCAGGTGCAATGTTCCATTTACTACCAAGAATTGTATGGAATATGGTTCATGTTAAAAAGGCACAGGAAGGAAAGCAGATACCAAATGTGTTTAATATTCTGAGCAAAAAAGAAACCATGATTACATTTTATCTGCTGATAGCAGGTGTTATTCTGATGGTCGGTGCTACATTTATTGAACTGAACACAACCAGATATGTTGCTTCGCTGATATATTTATCTGGACTGGCAATGTTTTTTAAAGCATTATTCTATAGACTTTATCTTCTGTACACCCTATAAAATCAAGGGCTGTAAACCAGCCCTTTTAAAGTTTCCTTATTAAAAGGAAAAAATTATGTTAAAATTTCCTTATGAAAAGGAAAGAGATATTTAAAGAGCTTATAGTTGAGTTCCAAAACAGGCAATTACCAGCTATTATAAATCGTAATATAGAAATTCCTATCAATACAAAAAAAATAATTTCTATTATAGGTGTAAGGCGAAGCGGTAAGACTTTTGTTCTTTTCCAAACAATCAAAAAATTGCTCAATGAATATAAAATTCCTGTAGAAAGAATAGTCTATATAAATTTTGAAGATGAACGCCTTGAAATAACAAAAGAGGATTTAAATCAGCTTATAGAGGCTTATACAGAGCTTTATCCAGATATCTCTCTGGATAAGGTTTATCTCTTTTTTGATGAAATTCAAAATGTGCAGGGTTGGGAAAAATTTATTCGCAGAATTTACGATAGCTATACAAAAAATATATTCATAACCGGTTCAAACTCAAAACTATTATCCTCTGAAATAGCAACTTCTCTAAGAGGGAGAAGTATACCATTTACGGTGTATCCACTTTTGTTTAAAGAATTTATGAAATTCAAGAACATAAAAACAAAAAAAACTGATATTTATGACATAAAGAAAAGAGCCAAAATAAAGAACTTGTTCTTAGAATATATGGAGTTTGGAGGATTTCCTGAAGTTGTGTTTTTAGAAGATGAAAATTTAAAAATAAAGGTATTACAGGAATATTTTGAAGTAATGCTTTATAGGGATATTATAGAAAGATTTCAAATAAAAAATCCTTTAGTGCTGAAATATTTTGTAAAAAGAGTTGTAGAAAATGTAGGAAAACCTTTGTCAGTTAATAATATCTACAATGAATTGAAATCTCAGGGGTTTAAACTGGCAAAAGATAATTTATATTCTTATTTGGAAATATTAGAAGCTATATTTTTTTCATTTATAGTGAAAAAATATACAAAATCAGTTTTAAAATCTGAATTATCACATAAAAAGGTTTATCTAATTGATAATGGGTTTTTAAATGCTTTGAGTTTTTCTTTTAAAGAAAAAAAGGGTGCTTTGCTGGAGAATATACTTGTAAAAGAGTTTAAAGCCAGAGGCAATGAAGTTTTTTATTTTAAAGAAAAAAAAGAATGTGATTTTGTAGTTGTAGATAATGAAAATAATCTAACTCCTGTTCAGGTTAGCCTTTCTCTTACAGATAAAGAAACAAGGAAAAGGGAAATTGAAGGGTTAATAGAGGCTTTAAAGTTTCTTGGTTTAAATAAAGGAGTAATAATAACTTTAGATGAAAAAGAAGAATTAGAAGTAAATAACTACAAAATAGATATAATCCCTGCTTACGAGTATCTGCTACAGTTATAATCCAATAAATTCCCATAAGGAAATCCCCCTGTAAATATGGTAAAATATTGTTTTAATCAATATTTGAAGGGGTTTTTAGATGTCAGAAATTATTAAGCAACCTATTGAGGAAGAAGTAAAGTCAGCCTATTTGGATTACGCAATGTCTGTTATCGTCGGAAGGGCGATACCAGACGTCAGAGACGGCCTTAAGCCTGTTCAAAGAAGAATTCTTTACGCAATGAATGAACTGGGATTATATCCAAATAAACCATATAAAAAGAGTGCAAGAGTAGTAGGGGAAGTCCTTGGTAAATACCATCCACACGGTGATACATCCGTTTACGATGCCCTTGTTAGAATGGCTCAGGATTTTACCCTTAGATATCCTCTTATACAGGGTCAGGGAAACTTCGGTTCAATAGATGGT
This genomic window from Persephonella sp. IF05-L8 contains:
- a CDS encoding ATP-binding protein, producing the protein MKRKEIFKELIVEFQNRQLPAIINRNIEIPINTKKIISIIGVRRSGKTFVLFQTIKKLLNEYKIPVERIVYINFEDERLEITKEDLNQLIEAYTELYPDISLDKVYLFFDEIQNVQGWEKFIRRIYDSYTKNIFITGSNSKLLSSEIATSLRGRSIPFTVYPLLFKEFMKFKNIKTKKTDIYDIKKRAKIKNLFLEYMEFGGFPEVVFLEDENLKIKVLQEYFEVMLYRDIIERFQIKNPLVLKYFVKRVVENVGKPLSVNNIYNELKSQGFKLAKDNLYSYLEILEAIFFSFIVKKYTKSVLKSELSHKKVYLIDNGFLNALSFSFKEKKGALLENILVKEFKARGNEVFYFKEKKECDFVVVDNENNLTPVQVSLSLTDKETRKREIEGLIEALKFLGLNKGVIITLDEKEELEVNNYKIDIIPAYEYLLQL